In one Myotis daubentonii chromosome 1, mMyoDau2.1, whole genome shotgun sequence genomic region, the following are encoded:
- the MAEA gene encoding E3 ubiquitin-protein transferase MAEA isoform X1, with protein sequence MAVQESAAQLSMTLKVQEYPTLKVPYETLNKRFRAAQKNIDRETSHVTMVVAELEKTLSSCPAVDSVVSLLDGVVEKLSVLKRKAVESIQAEDESAKLCKRRIEHLKEHSSDQPAAASLWKRKRMDRMMVEHLLRCGYYNTAVKLARQSGIEDLVNIEMFLTAKEVEEALERRETAACLAWCHDNKSRLRKMKGRQGEHDAKPGRKSRVASGSPKESEDLGMETIKGKPELSCLEFSLRIQEFIELIRQNKRLDAVRHARKHFSQAEGSQLDEVRQVMGMLAFPPDTHISPYKDLLDPARWRMLIQQFRYDNYRLHQLGNNSVFTLTLQAGLSAIKTPQCYKEDGSSRSPDCPVCSRSLNKLAQPLPMAHCANSRLVCKISGDVMNENNPPMMLPNGYVYGYNSLLSIRQDDKVVCPRTKEVFHFSQAEKVYIM encoded by the exons GTGCCTTACGAAACACTGAACAAACGCTTCCGAGCTGCTCAGAAGAACATCGACCGTGAGACAAGCCACGTCACCATGGTGGTGGCCGAGCTGGAGAAGACCCTGAGCAGCTGCCCTGCCGTGGACTCCGTGGTCAGCCTTCTGGATGGCGTGGTGGAGAAGCTCAGCGTCCTCAAGAGGAAG GCGGTGGAGTCCATCCAGGCCGAGGACGAGAGCGCCAAGCTGTGCAAGCGCAGGATCGAGCACCTCAAGGAGCACAGCAGCGACCAGCCGGCGGCCGCCAGCCTGTGGAAGCGGAAGCGCATGGACCGCATGATGGTGGAGCACCTGCTGCGCTGCGGCTACTACAACACGGCGGTGAAGCTGGCGCGGCAGAGCGGCATCGAG gacctGGTGAACATCGAGATGTTCCTGACGGccaaggaggtggaggaggcgcTGGAGAGGCGCGAGACGGCCgcctgcctggcctggtgccacgaCAACAAGTCCCGGCTGCGCAAGATGAAG GGCCGCCAGGGCGAGCATGACGCGAAGCCGGGACGGAAAAGTAGAGTGGCCAGTGGCTCCCCTAAGGAGAGTGAGGATCTTGGTATGGAAACCATAAAAGGAAAGCCAGAATTG AGCTGCCTGGAGTTCAGCCTCAGGATTCAGGAGTTCATTGAGCTCATCCGGCAGAACAAGAGACTGGACGCCGTGAG ACACGCCCGGAAGCACTTCAGCCAGGCCGAGGGCAGCCAGCTGGACGAGGTGCGGCAGGTCATGGGCATGCTGGCCTTCCCGCCGGACACACACATCTCCCCCTACAAG GACCTGCTGGACCCTGCCCGGTGGAGGATGCTGATCCAGCAGTTCCGGTATGACAACTACCGGCTGCACCAGCTGGGGAACAACTCTGTGTTCACCCTCACCCTGCAGGCCGGCCTCTCGGCCATAAAGACGCC GCAGTGCTACAAGGAGGACGGCAGCTCCCGCAGCCCCGACTGCCCCGTGTGCAGCCGCTCCCTGAACAAGCTGGCGCAGCCCCTGCCCATGGCCCACTGCGCCAACTCCCGCCTGGTCTGCAAGATCTCGGGCGACGTGATGAACGAGAACAACCCGCCCATGATGCTGCCCAACGGCTACGTCTACGGCTACAAC TCTCTGCTCTCCATCCGTCAAGACGACAAGGTCGTCTGCCCGAGAACCAAAGAGGTCTTCCACTTCTCCCAGGCCGAGAAGGTGTACATCATGTAG
- the MAEA gene encoding E3 ubiquitin-protein transferase MAEA isoform X2, producing the protein MAVQESAAQLSMTLKVQEYPTLKVPYETLNKRFRAAQKNIDRETSHVTMVVAELEKTLSSCPAVDSVVSLLDGVVEKLSVLKRKAVESIQAEDESAKLCKRRIEHLKEHSSDQPAAASLWKRKRMDRMMVEHLLRCGYYNTAVKLARQSGIEDLVNIEMFLTAKEVEEALERRETAACLAWCHDNKSRLRKMKSCLEFSLRIQEFIELIRQNKRLDAVRHARKHFSQAEGSQLDEVRQVMGMLAFPPDTHISPYKDLLDPARWRMLIQQFRYDNYRLHQLGNNSVFTLTLQAGLSAIKTPQCYKEDGSSRSPDCPVCSRSLNKLAQPLPMAHCANSRLVCKISGDVMNENNPPMMLPNGYVYGYNSLLSIRQDDKVVCPRTKEVFHFSQAEKVYIM; encoded by the exons GTGCCTTACGAAACACTGAACAAACGCTTCCGAGCTGCTCAGAAGAACATCGACCGTGAGACAAGCCACGTCACCATGGTGGTGGCCGAGCTGGAGAAGACCCTGAGCAGCTGCCCTGCCGTGGACTCCGTGGTCAGCCTTCTGGATGGCGTGGTGGAGAAGCTCAGCGTCCTCAAGAGGAAG GCGGTGGAGTCCATCCAGGCCGAGGACGAGAGCGCCAAGCTGTGCAAGCGCAGGATCGAGCACCTCAAGGAGCACAGCAGCGACCAGCCGGCGGCCGCCAGCCTGTGGAAGCGGAAGCGCATGGACCGCATGATGGTGGAGCACCTGCTGCGCTGCGGCTACTACAACACGGCGGTGAAGCTGGCGCGGCAGAGCGGCATCGAG gacctGGTGAACATCGAGATGTTCCTGACGGccaaggaggtggaggaggcgcTGGAGAGGCGCGAGACGGCCgcctgcctggcctggtgccacgaCAACAAGTCCCGGCTGCGCAAGATGAAG AGCTGCCTGGAGTTCAGCCTCAGGATTCAGGAGTTCATTGAGCTCATCCGGCAGAACAAGAGACTGGACGCCGTGAG ACACGCCCGGAAGCACTTCAGCCAGGCCGAGGGCAGCCAGCTGGACGAGGTGCGGCAGGTCATGGGCATGCTGGCCTTCCCGCCGGACACACACATCTCCCCCTACAAG GACCTGCTGGACCCTGCCCGGTGGAGGATGCTGATCCAGCAGTTCCGGTATGACAACTACCGGCTGCACCAGCTGGGGAACAACTCTGTGTTCACCCTCACCCTGCAGGCCGGCCTCTCGGCCATAAAGACGCC GCAGTGCTACAAGGAGGACGGCAGCTCCCGCAGCCCCGACTGCCCCGTGTGCAGCCGCTCCCTGAACAAGCTGGCGCAGCCCCTGCCCATGGCCCACTGCGCCAACTCCCGCCTGGTCTGCAAGATCTCGGGCGACGTGATGAACGAGAACAACCCGCCCATGATGCTGCCCAACGGCTACGTCTACGGCTACAAC TCTCTGCTCTCCATCCGTCAAGACGACAAGGTCGTCTGCCCGAGAACCAAAGAGGTCTTCCACTTCTCCCAGGCCGAGAAGGTGTACATCATGTAG
- the MAEA gene encoding E3 ubiquitin-protein transferase MAEA isoform X3, with amino-acid sequence MAVQESAAQLSMTLKVQEYPTLKVPYETLNKRFRAAQKNIDRETSHVTMVVAELEKTLSSCPAVDSVVSLLDGVVEKLSVLKRKAVESIQAEDESAKLCKRRIEHLKEHSSDQPAAASLWKRKRMDRMMVEHLLRCGYYNTAVKLARQSGIESCLEFSLRIQEFIELIRQNKRLDAVRHARKHFSQAEGSQLDEVRQVMGMLAFPPDTHISPYKDLLDPARWRMLIQQFRYDNYRLHQLGNNSVFTLTLQAGLSAIKTPQCYKEDGSSRSPDCPVCSRSLNKLAQPLPMAHCANSRLVCKISGDVMNENNPPMMLPNGYVYGYNSLLSIRQDDKVVCPRTKEVFHFSQAEKVYIM; translated from the exons GTGCCTTACGAAACACTGAACAAACGCTTCCGAGCTGCTCAGAAGAACATCGACCGTGAGACAAGCCACGTCACCATGGTGGTGGCCGAGCTGGAGAAGACCCTGAGCAGCTGCCCTGCCGTGGACTCCGTGGTCAGCCTTCTGGATGGCGTGGTGGAGAAGCTCAGCGTCCTCAAGAGGAAG GCGGTGGAGTCCATCCAGGCCGAGGACGAGAGCGCCAAGCTGTGCAAGCGCAGGATCGAGCACCTCAAGGAGCACAGCAGCGACCAGCCGGCGGCCGCCAGCCTGTGGAAGCGGAAGCGCATGGACCGCATGATGGTGGAGCACCTGCTGCGCTGCGGCTACTACAACACGGCGGTGAAGCTGGCGCGGCAGAGCGGCATCGAG AGCTGCCTGGAGTTCAGCCTCAGGATTCAGGAGTTCATTGAGCTCATCCGGCAGAACAAGAGACTGGACGCCGTGAG ACACGCCCGGAAGCACTTCAGCCAGGCCGAGGGCAGCCAGCTGGACGAGGTGCGGCAGGTCATGGGCATGCTGGCCTTCCCGCCGGACACACACATCTCCCCCTACAAG GACCTGCTGGACCCTGCCCGGTGGAGGATGCTGATCCAGCAGTTCCGGTATGACAACTACCGGCTGCACCAGCTGGGGAACAACTCTGTGTTCACCCTCACCCTGCAGGCCGGCCTCTCGGCCATAAAGACGCC GCAGTGCTACAAGGAGGACGGCAGCTCCCGCAGCCCCGACTGCCCCGTGTGCAGCCGCTCCCTGAACAAGCTGGCGCAGCCCCTGCCCATGGCCCACTGCGCCAACTCCCGCCTGGTCTGCAAGATCTCGGGCGACGTGATGAACGAGAACAACCCGCCCATGATGCTGCCCAACGGCTACGTCTACGGCTACAAC TCTCTGCTCTCCATCCGTCAAGACGACAAGGTCGTCTGCCCGAGAACCAAAGAGGTCTTCCACTTCTCCCAGGCCGAGAAGGTGTACATCATGTAG